TCCAGaataacaaaatgcaaatgatttccAAACTAGTTAAAGGGCTTGGACCATGAGTCTAAATGGATTGCAGTAACTGTGACAATGGGGACTATTACCgactgacttaaaaaaaaaaaaaatccatcgaAAAATCTCTTCTGAATGTGGAAACTGTTGTAGCTTGGGGTGAGGATGGGGTGTCACCCGCAGCAACCTTTTTTCTCAGGTTTGGGAGTTTCCTTTTCGACGGGGACTCCGATGGCCAGCCCGTGCCAGTCATCGATGATGGGGATCATGCCGTTGCGGTGCTTCTCGTAGATCTCCCTGGCGATAGTCTCGAAGGCCAGGGTGACGTTGACGTCGTCCTTGGAGGACACCTCCACGTAAGTGCCCATGTCCAGCTCTTTGGCCAGCGCCTCCGCCTCCGTCCGCCTCACCTGCCTGCGCACCACCATGTCGCTCTTGTGGCCCACCAGCGTGAACACCATGACGGCCGGCTGCACGTACTCCACCACCTCGCGGTGCCACTCCCTCACCCGCTCGAAGGTCTGCCGCTGGGTCAGGTCGAACAGCAGGATGCAGCCCACCGAGTTCCGCATGTAGGACTTGGAGATTGACCTGCGGAAGTAACAGACACAGTCCGCCCATTGGGCTCGCTTAGCACAGCGACAGACGCAGTCCAATCGGTAGAGTAAACACAGTTGTAGACCCTAGTGCTgttccacacaaacaaaacGACGAACTTAGGTGGGCTTAatagcctgttctcatcattatacAATCTTGGGCATATTTTAATTCCACACCTTGGACTGCTGTGTAGTgcaatattttcccaaaaatcTAGTAACAGGCATCAAcataaaagtatttaaatcaaGTGGAAGGAATTCAGCAGAGCAGTGACAGCCCTGGACCCTAATCATGTCTGTAGTGCATTCTGCtaactcagccaatcagtggctcAGCCAGtatgttaaaaatattctgGTGTAATTAACTCAGATCTCTTGTTAAAGctcatataaaatgcatttcacgaTTGGCCATGGACACAGGAACAGAAACTGCACCGGGCTACAGATGCACTCCAACACTCCTGCATACAATTATTCTGCAACACAGGGTAATGTCAAACTTAATTACTGATAGAACTGCTTACTCCTGTTTATGACCCAACCTCCGTATACATTATTAAAGTTGCCCAAATGTTTAAGAATCGTTTTCCCCGATAATAGCTTTCCTTTTGTGTCAGCTGCGAACAATCACACCCGTAA
This window of the Anguilla anguilla isolate fAngAng1 chromosome 1, fAngAng1.pri, whole genome shotgun sequence genome carries:
- the LOC118229286 gene encoding ras-related protein Rab-39B: MEGQWNFRFGVVILGDSAVGKSSLLRRYTEGTFEDSNQSPLGIDFKVQHLSFDPGVTIKMLLWDTAGQERFRSISKSYMRNSVGCILLFDLTQRQTFERVREWHREVVEYVQPAVMVFTLVGHKSDMVVRRQVRRTEAEALAKELDMGTYVEVSSKDDVNVTLAFETIAREIYEKHRNGMIPIIDDWHGLAIGVPVEKETPKPEKKGCCG